The Alkalibacter rhizosphaerae genomic sequence TTTTCTAAAACATATTTGCCATACATCTCGTTCACTCTTTCCAAGTCCTGCTTTGGCCGGCGGGACCCTCAATCCACGAAGCATGCTCCTTTCTCTTGTGATCCGTTTGGGCTTAGGCCCTGTTTTTGCATGGTGTACCAACAGATCCTGCCCGATCCGTCAGTCCGAAGTATGTTCATGTAAAATATCTTCCAAAATCTCCTTCAACTTGGTGGATGATGTCCCATCCGTATAGGGAAAATATACGATGTCCACACCGATGGCTCCGAACTGCTGCTCAAAGGCGTTCCATTTGTCCGTTCCCTGCCAGTCGCTTCCCACAAACATGGCATCGAAATGATACTTGTTCCAAGCGTCCATCTTGTCCATGGTTTCCTGAAGAACCACCTGGTCCACATATTTGATGCTTTCGATGATGGCCAGGCGCTCCTGTTGGGGAATGATGGCCTTGGTATTTTTGTAAGAAACCAATTCATCCGTGGTCACTCCAACGATCAGATGATCGCATCGTTCTTTTGCTTTTTTCAAAATGTTCAAGTGACCGATGTGAAACATGTCGAAAACTCCTGTTGTGTAACCCACTTTATACTTTTTCATTTACTCATCCCCTTCATCCAGATCATGAAACCCAATCAGGTGAAAGCTTTTTTGAAGTGCCTCTATCGTATTGGGGTCTTTGAAAAATTCGTATTCCTTCAATCGTTGGGTGTTCATGTCGCCAAAGAGAGGGTGAGACCCTCCCGTGGATGGATGCACCACCAGCTCGATGTTTTGTTTTGGCGAATGTTGGAGTGCGTCCATCAGTTTGGGGAGATTTGTTTTGCTTTTCTCTCCAAAGGCGATGATCCTCCCCTCCGGCATGGAAAACCTCCTTTTGATCACTTGACCGTACCATAAGTCCATATATCGCCGCACCAACATCTCCCGGGCCCTCCGCAGTCCGTGGAGCACTTCCAGGTCCAGATACACCCGCTGATAATTTCTCGTCCGACGGATGCCCAACTCTCCTGCCACATCGGAAAAAATCCTATAGGCTTTTCTGCATAACACGGTATTTTCGTGGACATTCCAGTAGTCTGCTTCTCCGCAATACTCCCGAAACAATTCGTATTGACGGATCATTTCTTCCCGCAGCTGTGCCGGTTGGATCAAGCCTTTGGAAATCCGTCTCTTGAACCGGTCTCCATCATAAAAGTCTCCGTTTTCGTTCAAGAGCGTTGATACCTTTTCCGGTCGGCAAGTAGGCTTTCCCGTGGAGACATTCCAGTGGATGCCGACGGAGATCCGCGGATATTTTTCTTTCAGCAAAGCACTATTTTTTAGGGTCTCCATATTTGTGATCACATTTGTTGTGGTGATCATTCCCAACTCGATAAGATCCAGAATGGCCTGATCCACGATTTGACACATCCCAAAGTCATCGGCTGTGATCAACAGATTTTTCATAGTGCACCTCAATTTGCTCAAGACGGGATCAGAGATCGGATCTTCCCGTTTTCCATTGTTTCGTACTCCGAGTAGTCTGTTGTAGGATCCACAAACACGGCATGGACCGGATAAGCCGCCTTCGTTTTTTCATCCGGAATTTCCATGTAGCCCAAGCCATAGCGCAATGCCAGGTACTCTTCCACTTTTTCGGGAACTGGCAGCAGATGACCGGAAAATTCCACCAGCCGGGGACGTCCCAGATACTCCCTTGGAAACGATGTATTCTTGAATTTTGCCCGGCCGAAAAAGTGTCCCACCAAGGAAGTCTCTTTGTCGTTGTAACGGCGAACATGGTCCATCAACCCTTGAAAAACAGGCCCTCTGACAACCATTGCGGAAATGATCAACGCCAGCTTCTTCCAGGTTCGGTCGGTCCGATAACCCTTTGATCCCAGTGTTCGGGCCACAAGCAGTCTTGCTGCCAAGTATTGAGAAAACCGGAGGACCTTGTTTCTCGCAGCATTGTTCAAGCACATCACGTCCACGTAAAACCCTTTGTGCATGGATCTTTCCCGAATGTCTTCTTCTATGAAAGTGGTGTTATTCATCCGCAGCTTGGTGAAGAAGAGAGGCCATTCTTCCGTATTTTCCTTTTGCAGATAAAATCGTTTTGTATCCAAATGTTTTTCAGCGACTTGAAGAAATCGTCTGTAATTCTTGCGATCCATAAATACGTCAAAATCGTCGTCCCAAGGAATGAATCCTTTATGTCTCATGGCTCCCAAAGCAGACCCGCCCATCAGAAAATAGACCACGCCATGTTCCCTGCAGAAAGCATCCAAATACAGGGCAACTTCCAGGATCTTGTCCTGGACTTCCTTCATATCTCGATCCACAATGCATCACCTCAGTTCATTCTTCCTTTCGCGCAACCCGTCCTTTTCCACTTTCCACACCGCATACCCCAGACATGTGCCCAAGGTGTTGAGGATCACATCATCGATATCGGCAGAGCGTCCTGTGGGAAGAACATATTGGATCACTTCTATGGCCATGGAAAAAACAAATCCCATGAGGGCAACATCAACAAAACTTTTTTCTTTTCCTCCTCGATCCTTCCCCGTCAAGTATCCGAAGGGAATAAACAGTGCCACATTCACCCCTATGTTCCAACATGCCCGCGCCAAGTTCTTCGATGCAAAGATCATCTCCACCATGTTGCGAAATGGTACCAGGTTCAAGATCCTTTTCCCACCAGGTTCGAAACGAAAAGGAACCAGGGTGACAAGTAGGATCGACAAGACGGCCAAGTTCCATTTTTTATTGGTTCCCGATCTGTTTTTCATCGTACCCTCATAATTTCGTGTATAAGATTTCCAAAATTGTTCTTCTCCATATAACAAAAAGCGACCCAATTCATCCAAGTCGCTCCAAAGGTGTTGCCTATGATGATCCTTCCTCCAAGGAAAGATGTTTCTTTTGTGTAAGTATCTATACCCATTTCAAATATCCAAACACAGAATGGAGATGTATTGCTAAAAAAAACACGGGTTTATTTTATGACAAGGCAAATCATTTCATATAGTCACTTTTTTGGTTTGTTGATTTCAAATAATGCGAATTGTTCCAAATAAAAAAATCATACGAGAGATCTTTACAGATCTTCTTGTATGACTGTGTAAAATCAGACGTCCTGGAAACCCTGGTGGTTTCGGTGCTGATTCTTGAATTTGAATGGCGGAGAAGGAGGGATTTGAACCCTCGCACCGGTTTCCCGGCCTATACCCTTAGCAGGGGCACCTCTTTAGCCACTTGAGTACTTCTCCTTAGCTAATTCCTACATATTTTATATGGTTTCGAGAATGGCCGAGAGGGTGGGATTCGAACCCACGTGAGCTTTCACTCTAACGGTTTTCAAGACCGCCCCGTTATGACCACTTCGGTACCTCTCGGAATGAGACAATTGTTATTATACCAACGCCTTGAGCCGATGTCAAGGCATCTTTTCTCCAACATTCTCCTTGATTTGTCTACTTCTTGATTTGCTCCAGTCCTCCCAAAAATCCTTGCAAAGCTGCCGGGATCCTTATACTTCCATCTTCATTCTGATAGTTCTCCAAAATGGCGGCAAAGGTTCTTCCTACGGCCAAGCCGGATCCGTTGAGCGTGTGGACAAAGTTTGTTTTGCCCGTCTCCTTGTCCCGGTAGCGGATGTTGGCCCGTCTGGCCTGGTAGTCTTCAAAATTGGAGCAGGAACTGATCTCTACATACCGATCGTAGCTGGGCATCCAGACTTCGATATCGTAGGTTTTTGCCGATGAGAAGGACATGTCCCCGGTGGACAGTTCCACGACCCGGTAAGGAAGCTCCAGCTTCTGCAGTATCTTCTCTGCATCCGCCGTCAACCGCTCCAGTTCCTCATAGGATGTTTCCGGTTTGCTGAACTTCACCACTTCCACTTTGTCGAATTGGTGGTTTCGGATCAATCCCCTGGTGTCCCGGCCCGCACTGCCCGCTTCCTTCCGGAAGCATGGAGAATATGCGGTGTAATACAGCGGCAAATCTTCCTCATTGAGTATCTCCTCCCGATGATAATTGGTCACCGGCACTTCCGCCGTGGGGATCAAGAACAGATCCCGATCCTCCACAACTCGAAATGCGTCGTCTTCAAACTTGGGGAATTGACCCGTTCCGGTCATGCAGTCCCTGTTGACCATAAAAGGGGTGGACAGCTCCGTATAGCCGCCCTCATCCGTATGGACCGCCAGCATGAAGTTGATGATGGCCCGCTCCAGCTTGGCGCCTTTTCCTTTGAACAAACTGAATCTGGCGCCGGTGATCTTGGAGGCTCGTTCAAAGTCCAGAATATCCAGATCTGTTCCCAGATCCCAGTGGGCCTTTATATCGAAATCAAACTTCCTGGGTTCTCCCCAGATTCGGACCAATCGGTTGTCCGAGTCGTCTTTTCCGATGACCACATCAGGATGGGGAATATTGGGCAGCTCCAGGAGGGTCTGGCGCACTTCCTCCTCGATGCTTTTCAGGATCTCGTCTTTTCCCTTGATCTCCTCGGACAGGCTCTTCATCTCTGCAAGAATGTCCGTGACATCCTTCTTTTCTTTTTTATAAACGGGTATCATCTTGGAGACCCTGTTTTGCTCTGCCTTTTTCTCTTCCACTTCCGTGATCAGCTTTCGTCTTTTCTCATCCAAAGCCAACAGGGAATCCACACTATAATTGCCTTTTCGTTGGAGAAGTTCATTGACTTCTTGCGTATTCTCTCTGATTTTTTTGATGTCTAACATGCTTTCCTTCCTTTCAGCGCGTTGATTTTCTTTTATTCTTCCACAACTTCCTCATTGACAGACTCTTCTATCGTTTCCGGCAATGGCGTTTCCGGTACGCCCAGCTGCAGCGTCTGCAGCTGGCTTAGTACGTCTTCCAACTCCTGGATCAAACGTCCATATTCCGCCCAGTCGCCGTTTTGTTGGGCTTCCTGTGCCTGGTCGAACAAGGTATTGGCTTCCAGGATGAGGGAATTCAAATCACCGGGGATCACAACTCCCGGTTGTTCATCGTCTCCGTCTCCTTCGTCGTCGTCCGGATCAGAAATTCCAAATATTTGATTCAAACCGTCTTGCAGGCTGTCGGCCATGATGATCCTGTTGTTGTAGGATACGATGATCTTTTTGACCTCCGGCAGGCTTCGGTCGCTGTCCCGGGCTCGGATGTAGACCGGTTCGATGTACAAGATAGCTTCTTCGATGGGTATGGCCATCATGTTTCCTCGGATGACCTCCGATCCCTGTTGACCCAGCAAGGTCAACTGGGGCGATATGACCGTATCCTGATCCACCCGCTGCTCGATCTGCATGGGACCATAGACCAGGGTCTGTTTCGGGAAAGTATATACCATAATGTCCCCGTAACTGTCTCCGTCGTTCATGGCAGCCATCCAGGCGACCATGTTGTCCCGTTGTCTCGCCGTAAAAGGTACCATCAAGGTAAATTCTTCTTCCCGTTCGGGCAGCTTCATGATCAGATAGGTACTCTCCACCATCTCGATCTGTTTTTCGGCTCCATAGATCTGTCTGGGCAGTTCCCACTGGTCTTCCTTGTTGTAGAAGACCCTGGCATTGGTCATGTGATAGGTTCGGTACATGTCCGCCTGTATATCAAACATTTCCTGGGAATATCGTACGTGGCTTCGCAGATCTGCCGGCATCTGATCGATGGGCACTAAAATGTCTTTATATATGTTCTCATAGACAGTGGCGAGGGGATCATCAGGTTCCACTTGATAAAAAGTCACATCTCCATTGTAGGCATCAATGACTACTTTTACGGAATTTCTCACATAATTGAATGTTCCCTCTTCTCCAAAGGGCTTTGCATAGGGATAGCGGTCACTCAACGTGAAAGCATCCACGATCCAATACAGCTTCCCTTCCGATGCGACGACATAGGGATCTTCGTCATAGGCCAAAAATGGTGCAATGGTCTGGAGACGTTCAATGATATTCCGTCGGATCAGCATCTTGCTCTCACCGGTGATCTCGGAAGAAAGCAGGATCTTCGTTTCTCCCAGGTTTATCGTAAAAGCCAACCTGTTGAAGAAGTTCAACGGGATGCCTGCGTTTCCGGTATAGAAGTTTTCCTTGTTGTTGCTTCCTTCCGGATAGTCAAATTCCGGAGTCTTTGCATTGGTGATGGCGTAAGTGTCCGTCAATTCTCCAAAGTAGATCCGCGGTTCTTCAATGGTGATGTTATTGTTGGACATGGGAGGTATGTCCTTTATTGCAAGGTCTGGCTGGCCCACTTCATTGATTCTGTTGACGGGAGACATGGCAACGCCAAAACCATGGGTGTATTTCAAGTGTTGATTGATCCAAGTCCTGGCGTTTTCTTCCAGCTGCTGATTGTCCATTTCTCTTGCAGAAATGAATACTTGGGTATAATCGCCATCCAGCTCATACCGGTCGATATCCACATCATGGAACTGATAGTAGATCCGAAACGCCTGGATGGAGTTGTAGACATCCAGAGTGGGTCGATAATCATTGATGGGAATGTTGCTGATGGTCCTTTCGTTCTCTTCCAGGTCTTCCAGGGTGATGTTTTGTTTGGCCGAAAACTCCTTGGTCACCACATTTTCCAAGCCGTAGGCTTTGGTTGTAAAGTCGATGTGCCGCTCCAAATAGGCTTCTTCCCGACCGAATTGGTTGGGTCCTACGACATAGTTTTCCACGACCAAACCGGCGGCGCCTCCAAGGAAGGACACGGCGATCATGACAACAGGCGCTATGGCGATCCACTTCAATTTCTTTCGAAATCCGAAGAATATGGAGGCTGCAGCCGACGCCAGCGACAGAAAGATCATGGCCGTGTAAACCGGCAACCGAACAGTAGAATCCGTATATCCTGCCCCATAAGAGATCTCCGACACGGAGAAAAGCAAACCAAACCTTCTCAGGTAATAGCTATAAGCCGTCAATATAAAGAAAAGAGCGACAAATATTCCGACCTGTTTGACCATGATGTTGCCGAAGCTCATCAAAAAGTCCTTCAACTCCTGGACGCGATGATCCACCCCGACTTCCACTTCCACTTGGGGTGATTTTTTGAACCAAAAGAACATGGCCGTATAAACCAGCGTTGCTACAAAGATCACAAATACCACTAGAGAGAGTACGTTGAAGAGGCTCTCTAAAAAAGGCAGTTGAAACACATAAAAGGAGACGTCTTTATTGAAGATGGGATCCAATACGCCAAAGGGTTCCGCATTGACATATTCCAGGATCCGATACCACAAGGCATTTGTGGCAATTACCGTCAAGACCAGTCCTACTACTGCTCCGGCTCCCAAGGAGATAAAATCCTTCTTTTTTTCTCGAATCACTACGATGCTGCTTTTATTGACGTATTTCTTGATGAACCGGAAATAAAAATACAGCAGGATCGTTGAGATGAGAAACATTGGTACACCCAGCTGCAACTTGGTGACGATCTCCTTAAAAAACACTTGGGTATATCCCGTTTCCTTGAACCACAAATAATCAATGTAAAAATTGCTAAATAACGCAAAGAGTGCCCCCAATATGGCCACTGCTGCTATGATGATGGTGAGAAGTTTTTTGCTCTTGTTTGACTGCATCGGATCCTCCTTAGTTTTCCAACAGGAAATCTTTTTCTCTTAAAGCTGTCTGGATCAATTCAAATATTTTCATGCTGGGTACTTCGATGGAATGGAGATGGACCCCATTGGTCACAACAGAAAGGGGAGATGCACCACTCGCTTGAAAATCCCGCACGAAATCATCTACTTCCTGTCTGGTGGACAGCATCAAGTTGCCCTTGATCTCTCCATAAATGGGATGTTCCACGGTAATGTCCAATATTTTAGCGCCAAACTCTACGATGGTGTACAGCTCTTCGCCCATGGACTCCGACTTGTGTTTCACGGCAATGGTTTTTACGATGGCATCCGTACTTCTATGAGGATACAGGTAACCTCTGGCTGTTGCCACAATGTCGTTTCCCTCCGCTCGAAGCAAGGCAATGTCCTGTACGATCACCTGTCTGCTGACGCCGAATAGTGCCGCCAATTCATTTCCTGAGACAGCGGCATTCACTCGTTTCAGGTTTTCCATCAACTTTTTTCTTCGTTCCTGACTGTTCATCCCAATTCACCTCTAGTATTTCATTATACCACATCAATGCTTCAATTCCATTTGAACAAACAAAAAACCCCCGGTATAAAACCGAAGGTTTGATGTGTGGATTCCGCAGCGACATACTCTCCCAGGACGTCACCATCCAAGTACCATCTGCGCTGGAGGACTTTACTTCTGTGTTCGGGATGGGAACAGGTGTAGCCCCTCCGCCATTGCCGCGGAATCATTTAGTTATAAATCTCATCAATGAGATTTGAAAACTGCATGGGAATCATCGTAAAGTATTCTTCTTCTTATCATCTACTTGGTCAAGTCCTCGGTCTATTAGTACCAGTCAGCTGAATGTATTTCTACACGTACACCTCTGGCCTATCAACCCAGTCGTCTACTGGGGACCTTACTCCTTGCGGATGAGATATCTCATCTTGAGGGGGGCTTCGCGCTTAGATGCCTTCAGCGCTTATCCCGTCCAGACTTAGCTACCCAGCTGTGCCCTTGGCAGGACAACTGGTGCACCAGAGGTCTGTCCATTCCGGTCCTCTCGTACTAGGAACAGCTCCTCTCAAATATCTTGCGCCCACGACGGATAGGGACCGAACTGTCTCACGACGTTCTGAACCCAGCTCGCGTGCCTCTTTAATGGGCGAACAGCCCAACCCTTGGGACCTACTACAGCCCCAGGATGAGACGAGCCGACATCGAGGTGCCAAACCTCCCCGTCGATGTGGACTCTTGGGGGAGATAAGCCTGTTATCCCCGAGGTAGCTTTTATCCGTTGAGCGATGGCCCTTCCACTCGGTACCACCGGATCACTAAGCCCGACTTTCGTCCCTGCTCGAGATGTCTCTCTCGCAGTCAGTCTACCTTTTGCCTTTGCACTCTACGAATGATTTCCAACCATTCTGAGGTAAACTTTGGGCGCCTCCGTTACTCTTTCGGAGGCGACCGCCCCAGTCAAACTGCCCACCTGGCAATGTCCCATAGCCGGATCACGGCTACTGGTTAGAATTCCAGTAGTATAAGAGTGGTATCCCAACAGCGGCTCCAACAAGACTAGCGTCCTATTCTCTCTGCCTCCCACCTATCCTGTACATACACTACCAAAATCCAATGCCAAGCTACAGTAAAGCTCTACGGGGTCTTTCCGTCCTGTCGCGGGTAACTCGCATCTTCACGAGTACTACAATTTCACCGGGTGTGTTGTTGAGACAGTGCCCAAATCGTTACGCCTTTCGTGCGGGTCAGAACTTACCTGACAAGGAATTTCGCTACCTTAGGACCGTTATAGTTACGGCCGCCGTTTACTGGGGCTTAAGTTCATGCCTTCGCCGAAGCTAAGCATTCCCCTTGACCTTCCAGCACCGGGCAGGCGTCAGCCCCTATACTTCATCTTTCGATTTAGCAGAGACCTGTGTTTTTGCTAAACAGTCGCTTGGGCCTTTTCTCTGCAGCCTTTCCGTATCATTTTACAACAATCGGATTAGGCTCCCCTTCTCCCGAAGTTACGGGGTTATTTTGCCGAGTTCCTTAACAACACTTCTCCCGCTCATCTTAGGATTCTCTCCTCATCTACCTGTGTCGGTTTGCGGTACGGGCGCCTTCTTCCTCAATAGAAGCTTTTCTCGACAGTGTGAAATCAGCTGCTTCCCTACTTGTTTTTCGGTCCCCATCATAACTCATGCTTCCCAGGACCCGGATTTGCCTAAGGTCCACACTCGTTATTTAGCCCGTCTCTTCCATTCGACGGGTCAGCTTATCCTCCTGTGTCACTCCTTCTCTCAAACAGTCAAAGGCGGTACCGGAATTTCAACCGGTTGTCCATCGCCTACGCCCTTCGGCCTCGGCTTAGGTCCCGACTTACCCTGAGCGGACGAACCTTCCTCAGGAAACCTTGGATTTTCGATGGAAAGGATTCTCACCTTTCTTTCGCTACTCATACCAGCATTCTCTCTTGTGTAGAATCCACCTCGCCTTCCAGCTCAGCTTCGCCTCGTACACAATGCTCCCCTACCCCTGCAGATCTACGACGCAAGCCATAGCTTCGGTGACAGGTTTTAGCCCCGGTAATCTTCGGCGCACAATCACTCGACTAGTGAGCTATTACGCACTCTTTGAATGAGTGGCTGCTTCTAAGCCAACATCCTAGTTGTCTTAGCAATTGCACATCCTTTCCCACTTAACCTGTACTTTGGGACCTTAGCTGATGGTCTGGGCTGTTTCCCTTTCGACAATGAAACTTATCTCACACTGTCTGACTGCCAAGGTAAAATATATGGCATTCGGAGTTTGATATGGTTCGGTAAGCTATACGCCCCCTAGCCAATTCAGTGCTCTACCTCCACTATTCATCCCTTGACGCTAGCCCTAAAGCTATTTCGGGGAGAACCAGCTATCTCCGTGTTCGATTGGAATTTCTCCCCTACCCACACCTCATCCGAGCCTTTTTCAACAGACACCGGTTCGGGCCTCCACGAGATTTTACTCACGCTTCACCCTGGACATGGGTAGATCACACGGTTTCGGGTCTACAACATGCAACTATACGCCCTATTAAGACTCGGTTTCCCTGCGGCTCCTCACCTGAAGTGATTAACCTTGCTACATATCGTAACTCGCTGGTCCGTTCTACAAAAAGCACGCGGTCACTTGCGCTCCCACTGCTTGTAAGCATAGGGTTTCAGGTTCTATTTCACTCCCCTCCCGGGGTTCTTTTCACCTTTCCCTCACGGTACTATTCTCTATCGGTCACTGGGTAGTATTTAGCCTTGGGGGGTGGTCCCCCCAACTTCCCACAGGGTTTCACGTGTCCCGTGGTACTCCGGTAACATGCCTGTATCTGTCCATTTCGCCTACGAGACTCTTACTCTCTATGGTCGGCCTTCCCAGGCCATTCGGCTTCTTTCCAGATCTCCTTTACATGTCCCATTACCCCGTATAAATACGGTTTAGGCTCTTTCCCTTTCGCTCGCCGCTACTTGGAAAATCGAGTTTTCTTTCTCTTCCTTCGGGTACTTAGATGTTTCAGTTCCCCGAGTTCCCTCCTCGCATACTATTTTATTCATATGCGGGTAACAGAGCTTCTCTCTGCTAGGTTTCCCCATTCGGATACCTGCGACTCAACGGTTATTTGCACCTAATCGCAGCTTTTCGCAGCTTGTCGCGTCCTTCGTCGGCTCCCAGTGCCAAGGCATTCTCCCTATGCTCTTAGTAACTTGACCTAAATCTTTTGTTTCGTTTCCGAAACGATAGATGTTTAGATGATCGTTTGTTTCTTTACTTTACTTTTTCTTCCTATGCAGTTTTCAAAGATCACTGAGGATCAGCCGTGTTCCTGTGTGGTGCCGATCCAGCGTCATACGTTTGAGAAATACAAAGATCTCTCAAAATAAAATAGCACATTACTCACTTGCTCCCTAGAAAGGAGGTGATCCAGCCGCACCTTCCGATACGGCTACCTTGTTACGACTTCACCCCAATTACTAGCCCCACCTTCGGCAGCTGCTTCCATAAATGGTTCGCTCACTGACTTCGGGTGTTGCCAACTCTCGTG encodes the following:
- a CDS encoding adenylyltransferase/cytidyltransferase family protein, which codes for MKKYKVGYTTGVFDMFHIGHLNILKKAKERCDHLIVGVTTDELVSYKNTKAIIPQQERLAIIESIKYVDQVVLQETMDKMDAWNKYHFDAMFVGSDWQGTDKWNAFEQQFGAIGVDIVYFPYTDGTSSTKLKEILEDILHEHTSD
- a CDS encoding ChbG/HpnK family deacetylase; the encoded protein is MKNLLITADDFGMCQIVDQAILDLIELGMITTTNVITNMETLKNSALLKEKYPRISVGIHWNVSTGKPTCRPEKVSTLLNENGDFYDGDRFKRRISKGLIQPAQLREEMIRQYELFREYCGEADYWNVHENTVLCRKAYRIFSDVAGELGIRRTRNYQRVYLDLEVLHGLRRAREMLVRRYMDLWYGQVIKRRFSMPEGRIIAFGEKSKTNLPKLMDALQHSPKQNIELVVHPSTGGSHPLFGDMNTQRLKEYEFFKDPNTIEALQKSFHLIGFHDLDEGDE
- a CDS encoding LicD family protein, producing the protein MDRDMKEVQDKILEVALYLDAFCREHGVVYFLMGGSALGAMRHKGFIPWDDDFDVFMDRKNYRRFLQVAEKHLDTKRFYLQKENTEEWPLFFTKLRMNNTTFIEEDIRERSMHKGFYVDVMCLNNAARNKVLRFSQYLAARLLVARTLGSKGYRTDRTWKKLALIISAMVVRGPVFQGLMDHVRRYNDKETSLVGHFFGRAKFKNTSFPREYLGRPRLVEFSGHLLPVPEKVEEYLALRYGLGYMEIPDEKTKAAYPVHAVFVDPTTDYSEYETMENGKIRSLIPS
- a CDS encoding VanZ family protein; this encodes MKNRSGTNKKWNLAVLSILLVTLVPFRFEPGGKRILNLVPFRNMVEMIFASKNLARACWNIGVNVALFIPFGYLTGKDRGGKEKSFVDVALMGFVFSMAIEVIQYVLPTGRSADIDDVILNTLGTCLGYAVWKVEKDGLRERKNELR
- the serS gene encoding serine--tRNA ligase — its product is MLDIKKIRENTQEVNELLQRKGNYSVDSLLALDEKRRKLITEVEEKKAEQNRVSKMIPVYKKEKKDVTDILAEMKSLSEEIKGKDEILKSIEEEVRQTLLELPNIPHPDVVIGKDDSDNRLVRIWGEPRKFDFDIKAHWDLGTDLDILDFERASKITGARFSLFKGKGAKLERAIINFMLAVHTDEGGYTELSTPFMVNRDCMTGTGQFPKFEDDAFRVVEDRDLFLIPTAEVPVTNYHREEILNEEDLPLYYTAYSPCFRKEAGSAGRDTRGLIRNHQFDKVEVVKFSKPETSYEELERLTADAEKILQKLELPYRVVELSTGDMSFSSAKTYDIEVWMPSYDRYVEISSCSNFEDYQARRANIRYRDKETGKTNFVHTLNGSGLAVGRTFAAILENYQNEDGSIRIPAALQGFLGGLEQIKK
- a CDS encoding UPF0182 family membrane protein — translated: MQSNKSKKLLTIIIAAVAILGALFALFSNFYIDYLWFKETGYTQVFFKEIVTKLQLGVPMFLISTILLYFYFRFIKKYVNKSSIVVIREKKKDFISLGAGAVVGLVLTVIATNALWYRILEYVNAEPFGVLDPIFNKDVSFYVFQLPFLESLFNVLSLVVFVIFVATLVYTAMFFWFKKSPQVEVEVGVDHRVQELKDFLMSFGNIMVKQVGIFVALFFILTAYSYYLRRFGLLFSVSEISYGAGYTDSTVRLPVYTAMIFLSLASAAASIFFGFRKKLKWIAIAPVVMIAVSFLGGAAGLVVENYVVGPNQFGREEAYLERHIDFTTKAYGLENVVTKEFSAKQNITLEDLEENERTISNIPINDYRPTLDVYNSIQAFRIYYQFHDVDIDRYELDGDYTQVFISAREMDNQQLEENARTWINQHLKYTHGFGVAMSPVNRINEVGQPDLAIKDIPPMSNNNITIEEPRIYFGELTDTYAITNAKTPEFDYPEGSNNKENFYTGNAGIPLNFFNRLAFTINLGETKILLSSEITGESKMLIRRNIIERLQTIAPFLAYDEDPYVVASEGKLYWIVDAFTLSDRYPYAKPFGEEGTFNYVRNSVKVVIDAYNGDVTFYQVEPDDPLATVYENIYKDILVPIDQMPADLRSHVRYSQEMFDIQADMYRTYHMTNARVFYNKEDQWELPRQIYGAEKQIEMVESTYLIMKLPEREEEFTLMVPFTARQRDNMVAWMAAMNDGDSYGDIMVYTFPKQTLVYGPMQIEQRVDQDTVISPQLTLLGQQGSEVIRGNMMAIPIEEAILYIEPVYIRARDSDRSLPEVKKIIVSYNNRIIMADSLQDGLNQIFGISDPDDDEGDGDDEQPGVVIPGDLNSLILEANTLFDQAQEAQQNGDWAEYGRLIQELEDVLSQLQTLQLGVPETPLPETIEESVNEEVVEE
- a CDS encoding transcription repressor NadR — encoded protein: MNSQERRKKLMENLKRVNAAVSGNELAALFGVSRQVIVQDIALLRAEGNDIVATARGYLYPHRSTDAIVKTIAVKHKSESMGEELYTIVEFGAKILDITVEHPIYGEIKGNLMLSTRQEVDDFVRDFQASGASPLSVVTNGVHLHSIEVPSMKIFELIQTALREKDFLLEN